The following DNA comes from Alnus glutinosa chromosome 6, dhAlnGlut1.1, whole genome shotgun sequence.
TGTTGTGAAAGGCATTGACTGACCATCTTGGAAGAATATTTACAAAGTGGGTTCTcgtttttttttatgcttttcttccttttttgatTTGCATCATTATTTGACGCAACTTTGATGGATATGGTGGTTTTGCAAATGAGATTTGACTGATTTCTGCTAGTTTGATTTGTTAGTGAAAAGAAGATGCCCACTCTTCATAAAATATTTACAttaatcttctttcttttttgtgcaAGTGAAGTTACCTGGCCTTCATTCTCTGAGAAAATTTGTTTGTTATATCTCCTTTAATTCTAGTTCTCCAAGAGTCTTCTTGGTGATGATGTTTCACCAATTTGGACAGAGTAGTGTTTTGAACTTGGAAGAGTGGAGACTGGAAATGTTCCCGGAACTACTCTTGGATATTTTTAGTTCGCTTTAGATCAGCTTTTGAACTTCAAACTTCGAAAATTCAGAGGAAAAGGATCAAAAAACTGGTGGGCTTTTGAAGAAGGATACTGATGGAAGATGGTGTTTTACCACCCGTTACCATGCTGGATACTCTGCTTGATACAGCTACGGATTTTGACTTCATGGATGAACTTTTTTCTGATGGATGCTGGTTGGAAACAACAGATGGATCTGAATTCCTTAATCAGATTCCCTCTAGTTCTGGTGCCCTCTTAGACCCTTTACTTTTATGGCCTGCTTTGGAGACTAATGGCAGCTTGAGCGCAAGTCCATCTCAAAAGGGCAATCAAGATGAGACGCGAAGACCATCGCCTGATGAATCACAGGAAAGAAGTTTAGTCAATGCTACATCTCTTGGACAGAATACGATTACTCTTGCTGGGTGTCGTAGTGTGTCAGAAAATAATGTAATTGAAGGTTCTGAACCAGGCACAAGGTTGTGGATTGCACCCCGCGGGAATCCAGGTTCTACATCTTCTGTAACAGAGAGATTTATCAAGGCAATTGGGTATATTAGAGAAGTCACAATAGATAAAGATGTTCTTATACAGATATGGGTGCCTGTCTATAAAGGGGGTAGACGCATTCTAACAACTATTAATCAACCTTTCTCCATTGGTTCTAGCTGTCCGAGTATTGCACGATACCGAGAGATCTCTGAGAGCTTTGTATTCTCAGCTGAGAAGGATTCTAAGTACTTGGTGGGATTGCCTGGTCGGGTTTACTTGGATAAGGTTCCTGAGTGGACCCCCGATGTTCGATTCTTTAGAAGTGATGAGTACCCAAGAGTTAATCATGCTCAACAGTATGATATTTGTGGAACTCTTGCCCTTCCAATCTTTGAACAAGGCAGTAGGACTTGCTTGGGCGTTATTGAGGTTGTGATGACGAAGCGGCATATCAAGTATCACCCTGAGCTGGAAAGTGTTTGCAAGGCACTTGAGGTTTGTGTTCTTTGCTTGTTTTTCagaattttgtgttcttgtccTGGTTCCTCCCTTTCTTTGCGGCTAAAGACTATAAATGGCATTTAAAATTACTTCAATATTCTTACTGGCATTGGCAAATGTACTATCGTTTATAATTTATTCTATTTCAACTttccttttctaattttttcctTCCTAAATATATTAATGCCTTATTTCTTTTTGAGTTTGCATTCTCAGATGTATTCTCTAAAATAAGTACAGCTTTTATTCTGGAACCATCAATGGATTGTCGCTTCTCTTGTATAGTTAACCTGTTTATATGCCAAATGTGAAACCGCAATGCACATTAATCCGGTGTTTCTGATTGGAGCCAACTTGTTAATTTGCAGGCTGTGGATCTTAGGAGTACTGATGCTTTGAGCACTGAGCATGTCAAGGTAACTGGATATTGttgcaaaataatattaattaataaaatgatcCAATATTCTTTTTAATGTCATGGTTGGGGTTCTTTTTAGCAGGCATCCGACAAGATTTACCAAGCTGCATTGCCTGAGATTCTAGAGGTTTTGAGATCTGCTTGCGAGACACATAGATTGCCCTTAGCTCAAACTTGGGTTCCCTGCATTCAACAAGGTAAAGAGGGGTGCCGGCACTCTGATGACAACTACCTTGATTGTGTTTCAACTGTAGATCACGCTTGCATTGTAGCTGATCACAATATGCAGGGTTTTCATGAGGCTTGCTCTGAGCATCACTTGTTGAGGGGTCAAGGACTTGTCGGGAGAGCATTTGGGACCAATCAACCATGCTTCTCAACTGATATAAGATCCTTTGTCAAGACAGAGTATCCTTTGGCTCACCATGCAAGGGTGTTTGGATTGCGTGCTGCTGTTGCGATACACCTGCGCAGCATCCACACTGGTACAGCTGACTTTGTCTTGGAGTTCTTCTTGCCTGTGGATTGCACTGATCCTGAAGAACAGAAGAAGATGCTTAGTTCACTGTCCGTTATTGTACAGCAGGTTTGCCAGGGCTTACGTGTTGTAACAGACAATGAGCTCAAGGAGGACAGTAATTTGCCAGTTAATGGTAAACCTAGCGGAGGAGAGATTTTACATGAGAAGTCCTCAGAGATTTGGCAACATCAACATGATTCTAACCTAAAAAGAAATGCTGAGTTTGGTGAAGAGTGTTCTGCATATGATGAGGGTAGCTCCCCAAGTTTGGATATGGGTATAGCTGGAGAGAAAAAACGTACCAAGGCAGAGAAAACGATCACTTTGGAAGTTCTTAAGCAATATTTTGCTGGTAGTCTAAAAGATGCCGCGAGGAGTATTGGAGGTAAAGCTTCATTACAATTGAAGCCATATTTTATTTGATACTTGAATGTTGGTGACTTTTAAACCTAACCCCactctgcaaaaaaaaaaaattaaaagaagaagaaaaacaaattagaaaaaaaaactacatttctcgtaataaaaaagaaagattgcacccaaaaaggaaaaagaaaatgttaggCATGACAATGGGTCTGCTCTGCACCCATCCCTGGGTGGCTGGGTGCCATTATTTGCTGGATTATCACCTAGCTTGTACTAGAGCAGCTATCCTTTGTCTATGCAGATTTTGAAAATGGTGGCATTTTTTTGGGAGAATCATTAGTATCAATTTTGCTGGCTGCTGCTTCGCTTAATACTTATAAGTGCTCCCTTTAATATTTAAGGTAGATTATGTTAATATTTCCAGCATCAGGCTCTTGAGTTTAGTACTTATAGCTGTTATTTACTTTCAGTGTGTCCAACGACTTTGAAAAGAATCTGCCGACATCATGGGATTAAACGGTGGCCTTCTCGAAAAATTAAGAAGGTCGGTCACTCCTTACTGAAACTCCAAGGGGTAATCGATTCAGTCCAAGGTGCATCTGGTACTTTACAAATTAAATCCTTTTATACAAACTTCCCAGAGCTAGCCTCTCAAAACTTAGGAGGAACCAGCCCTTCAGCTTCAAAGCTCAGTGATCATCCACAGCCATCAAGCATGCAGCCTGAGGGTGGGATTTTGAACCCTCAAGCTGCTGCATCAAAATCACCCTCCTCTTCATGCACTCAGA
Coding sequences within:
- the LOC133870062 gene encoding protein NLP5-like isoform X2; translated protein: MEDGVLPPVTMLDTLLDTATDFDFMDELFSDGCWLETTDGSEFLNQIPSSSGALLDPLLLWPALETNGSLSASPSQKGNQDETRRPSPDESQERSLVNATSLGQNTITLAGCRSVSENNVIEGSEPGTRLWIAPRGNPGSTSSVTERFIKAIGYIREVTIDKDVLIQIWVPVYKGGRRILTTINQPFSIGSSCPSIARYREISESFVFSAEKDSKYLVGLPGRVYLDKVPEWTPDVRFFRSDEYPRVNHAQQYDICGTLALPIFEQGSRTCLGVIEVVMTKRHIKYHPELESVCKALEAVDLRSTDALSTEHVKASDKIYQAALPEILEVLRSACETHRLPLAQTWVPCIQQGKEGCRHSDDNYLDCVSTVDHACIVADHNMQGFHEACSEHHLLRGQGLVGRAFGTNQPCFSTDIRSFVKTEYPLAHHARVFGLRAAVAIHLRSIHTGTADFVLEFFLPVDCTDPEEQKKMLSSLSVIVQQVCQGLRVVTDNELKEDSNLPVNGKPSGGEILHEKSSEIWQHQHDSNLKRNAEFGEECSAYDEGSSPSLDMGIAGEKKRTKAEKTITLEVLKQYFAGSLKDAARSIGVCPTTLKRICRHHGIKRWPSRKIKKVGHSLLKLQGVIDSVQGASGTLQIKSFYTNFPELASQNLGGTSPSASKLSDHPQPSSMQPEGGILNPQAAASKSPSSSCTQSSSSSGTLQHPSTWNVAGFDDPMVGENLGDGVLKRVGSEAELQASSQGPNLLARSWSHKSLNEHPNAESLRPLRKNSGRLSQEGNTLKVKVTYGDEKVRFRMQNTWKHKDLLLEIARRFNIDDISRFDLKYLDDDAEWILLTCDDDLEECIDVCRSLQNQTIKLCLQVSHYHLS
- the LOC133870062 gene encoding protein NLP5-like isoform X1, which produces MEDGVLPPVTMLDTLLDTATDFDFMDELFSDGCWLETTDGSEFLNQIPSSSGALLDPLLLWPALETNGSLSASPSQKGNQDETRRPSPDESQERSLVNATSLGQNTITLAGCRSVSENNVIEGSEPGTRLWIAPRGNPGSTSSVTERFIKAIGYIREVTIDKDVLIQIWVPVYKGGRRILTTINQPFSIGSSCPSIARYREISESFVFSAEKDSKYLVGLPGRVYLDKVPEWTPDVRFFRSDEYPRVNHAQQYDICGTLALPIFEQGSRTCLGVIEVVMTKRHIKYHPELESVCKALEAVDLRSTDALSTEHVKQASDKIYQAALPEILEVLRSACETHRLPLAQTWVPCIQQGKEGCRHSDDNYLDCVSTVDHACIVADHNMQGFHEACSEHHLLRGQGLVGRAFGTNQPCFSTDIRSFVKTEYPLAHHARVFGLRAAVAIHLRSIHTGTADFVLEFFLPVDCTDPEEQKKMLSSLSVIVQQVCQGLRVVTDNELKEDSNLPVNGKPSGGEILHEKSSEIWQHQHDSNLKRNAEFGEECSAYDEGSSPSLDMGIAGEKKRTKAEKTITLEVLKQYFAGSLKDAARSIGVCPTTLKRICRHHGIKRWPSRKIKKVGHSLLKLQGVIDSVQGASGTLQIKSFYTNFPELASQNLGGTSPSASKLSDHPQPSSMQPEGGILNPQAAASKSPSSSCTQSSSSSGTLQHPSTWNVAGFDDPMVGENLGDGVLKRVGSEAELQASSQGPNLLARSWSHKSLNEHPNAESLRPLRKNSGRLSQEGNTLKVKVTYGDEKVRFRMQNTWKHKDLLLEIARRFNIDDISRFDLKYLDDDAEWILLTCDDDLEECIDVCRSLQNQTIKLCLQVSHYHLS